The genomic DNA ACCTCCGACGGAACGGTCGGCTGGAGCGAGTATGACGAATCGTTTGGCCCGCCCGGCCTGACCGCGGTCATCGAGCAACTGGGGGCCCGTCTGATTGGCAAATCCGTGTATGACCATGAGGAGGCGTATGGCCGGCTTGCAGCTTCCTTGCGCCCGGCTCCCTATGGGCTCAGCGCCGAGGCCATTGGCGCCATCGAGAACGCGCTGCTCGATGCGAAAGCGAAATCGCTGGGGGTCCCGGTCTACCAATTGCTAGGCGGCAAGCACCGAGACAGCATCCCGATCTACTGGTCTCACTGCGCAACGTGGCGAATCAGCCATCCCAAGCTCTACCAACCGGCCATCGTCGATCTGGACGGTGTCAAGAAGGCTGGCGAGGACGCGCGCAAATCCGGGATTTCCGCGCTCAAGACCAACCTCTTCGTCAACGAGAACGGCAAGCCGCGCCAGTGGATGGCTGGCTTCGGCTCGCCCTACGCGCCGTCGCTCAACGTGGACAAGGCATTGCTGCGCAATCTGCGCGCGCACCTCGAAGCGCTTCGCGATGGTGCTGGTCCGGATGTCGACATCCTGTTGGACCTGAATTTCAACGCGCGCACCGAGGGCTATCTCTCGCTGATCAAGGCCATCAAGGACTTC from Cupriavidus sp. D39 includes the following:
- a CDS encoding mandelate racemase/muconate lactonizing enzyme family protein; the protein is MRIEHFETISCDAGWRNYYFLKVVTSDGTVGWSEYDESFGPPGLTAVIEQLGARLIGKSVYDHEEAYGRLAASLRPAPYGLSAEAIGAIENALLDAKAKSLGVPVYQLLGGKHRDSIPIYWSHCATWRISHPKLYQPAIVDLDGVKKAGEDARKSGISALKTNLFVNENGKPRQWMAGFGSPYAPSLNVDKALLRNLRAHLEALRDGAGPDVDILLDLNFNARTEGYLSLIKAIKDFDLFWVELDIYNPEAMAYIRQRSHAPIAACETLFGIRQFLPYFQAQSMDVAIIDAVWNGVWQAMKIANVADAFDVNIAPHNFYSHLSTMMNVHFAAAVPNLRVMEVDVDRLAWDDQLFTHTPEIVNGAIQVPKAPGWGCDPIEEVLRAHPPQVRRSHLGL